The genomic DNA GCGGCACGGACTACCACCAGCGCTTCTTGGTGTGGCTGAAGGAGCTCCAGCGCCGCAACGTGCTGGTGGCGGCCGGCATGACCGACCCGAAGGGAGACCGCTCCAAGCGTCCGCACGAGCAGGCCGACCCGGACATGTTCCTGCACATCACGCGGCGCGTGCCGGAGGGCGTGTACATCACGGGCGCCAAGGCGCACATGACCGGCGGCTGGAACCAGCACTGGATCTGCGTGATGCCCACCATGAACCTGGGTGAGTCCGACCGTGACTACGCCGTGGTCGCCGCCGTCCCGGGTGACGCCGAGGGCATCACGTACATCTACGGCCGGCAGTCGTGCGACGGGCGCGCGCTCGAGGGCGGCTCGATCGACGCGGGCAACGCCGAGTACGGCGGGCAGGAGGTGCTGGTGCACTTCGACAACGTGTTCGTCCCCAACGAGCACGTGTTCATGGACGGCGAGTACGAGTACGCGCAGGAGATGGTGGCGCGCTTCACCGCCTATCACCGCGCCAGCTACGTCTGCAAGACGGGCCTGGGCGACGTCCTGGTGGGCGCGGCGGCGGCCGTGGCCGAGTGCAACGGCGTCGAGAACGTCTCGCACGTGAAGGACAAGCTGGTGGAGATGGTGCACCTCAACGAGACCATCTACTCGTGCGGCATCGCCTCCTCGCACCAAGCCAAGGCGCTGCCCAGCGGCATCTTCATGAACGACGCCACGCTCTCGAATGTGTGCAAGCACAACGTCACCCGTTTCCCTTACGAGATTGCGCGCCTGGCCCAAGACCTCGCCGGAGGCATCATGGTCACCATGCCCTCCGAGGCGGACTTCCGCAGCGAAGAGGTGGGCCCGCTGATCGAGAAGTACCTGCGCGGCCGCTCCGACATCCCGACCGAAGAGCGCATCCGCATCCTCCGGCTGATCGAGAACATGACCCTGGGCCGCAACGCGGTGGGCTACCTGACCGAGTCCATGCACGGCGCGGGCAGCCCGCAGGCGCAGCGCATCCAGATCATGCGGAACACGGACATGCAGGCGAAGAAGGGGTTTGCGCGGAGCCTGGCGGGGGTGGGTGCGCGGGAGGGGGGGTCGGGGGGCGAGGCGGAGTAGCCGGGTTTCGTTGCGAGGTGGAGCGCGTGCTGCCTCCCGTGCGCACCCCTCAGTGGGTGCTCACCTTCCCCCACGAGCTGCGCTGGCACATGGCGTTCGACCATGACTTGACCCTTGCCGTCTGGCGCATCGCCCGGCGCGCCATCGATGCGTTCTATCGGGCTCGTGCGCGTAGCGTGGGCCCTCGAGGCCATAACGACGTCGCGCACCCGGCAGCATCATGGCCATCCAGCGCTTCCGCGGTGCCCTCAACATCAACGTGCACACTCACGCCGTGTACATGGACGGCGCCTTCGTGGAGCGCAGCGACGGTCCCTGCGCTTCCTCGAGCCCTCGCGCCGAGCGCGGACGAGCTCGAGACCCTGCTCGCGACGATCAAGACGCGCGTCACCCAACTCGCCTACCGCCGCGGACTCGCCGAGGTGGACGCAGACGACGCCGCCCTCCTGCTCCAGGGATGGGCGAGGTCTACAGCGACGGCGTCATCAACCGCAGAGCGTGGCGTGTTCGCACGAACGGCCCCGGAACCCCAACGCCTTCAACCGACGCAAGGCACACGACCAAGGCTTCGACCTCGACGCGCACATCACCGTTGGCGCAGGCGCTCGCGCTGAGCTGGAGCGCGTGGTCCGCTAAATCCTGCGGCCGCCGAAGATGCGCATGCGGGAGCGGTGGATCCGGACGGTGGCCCCGTCCTGAATCGGGGCGAGGTCGAAGAACTCGGCGCCGTCCTCGACGTCGTACGAGTAGACCGGGCTGTTCTCCATCCGGGAGCGGACGATGAAGCGCCGGAGGCTCCCCCGGGCGGTGGGCTTGGTCTCGTCAAGGCGCGGCGCGAGGTCGTCGCCCGTGTCCGCAATGATGACCGCCCCGCCGACCGCGCGCCCCCACTTCGCCGTGCGGCCGACCATCTGGAGCGTCTTCTTCTCGCGGGCCGCCTTTTGGAGCTCCTCGTCGCTCTCGCCGGGCGTCTCGAACCCCTGGCGGAGCCCGTCGACCACGATCGCGTTCACGATCGTCTGGGCGACCGGGTTGAAGTCGTAGAGGGAGACGAGTTCGTCGTCCTGGAGCGCCGTCGTCCTGGAGCTCCACGTCTTCGGTGAAGCGCCATCGACGCGCAGGGTCGTGCACGTCGCCGATGCCCAGGAGGACGTTGCCCCAGAACCCCGCATCGGCCGCGATCTTGCGGGCCTGGTCCCGGGCGCGGTCGCGGAAGGTGCCGAGGCTGCTCACCCGGCGAGGGTCATGTCAGGCTGGCGGATCGTCCCCGGGGTGAAGTACCTTGACGCATCTTCAAGAGGAGAAGTTCGCACCAATGGACAACGG from Sandaracinaceae bacterium includes the following:
- a CDS encoding DUF1073 domain-containing protein is translated as MRGSGATSSWASATCTTLRVDGASPKTWSSRTTALQDDELVSLYDFNPVAQTIVNAIVVDGLRQGFETPGESDEELQKAAREKKTLQMVGRTAKWGRAVGGAVIIADTGDDLAPRLDETKPTARGSLRRFIVRSRMENSPVYSYDVEDGAEFFDLAPIQDGATVRIHRSRMRIFGGRRI
- a CDS encoding 4-hydroxybutyryl-CoA dehydratase, with product MPTITNGAEYIESLRGRGTKLYLFGERVEEPVDHPVIRPSINALRMTYDLAEAEPELATAHSPIIGKKVNRFLHIVESPDDLVTKNKMQRRMGQLTGTCFQRCTGLDTISVLHSITYEIDADRGTDYHQRFLVWLKELQRRNVLVAAGMTDPKGDRSKRPHEQADPDMFLHITRRVPEGVYITGAKAHMTGGWNQHWICVMPTMNLGESDRDYAVVAAVPGDAEGITYIYGRQSCDGRALEGGSIDAGNAEYGGQEVLVHFDNVFVPNEHVFMDGEYEYAQEMVARFTAYHRASYVCKTGLGDVLVGAAAAVAECNGVENVSHVKDKLVEMVHLNETIYSCGIASSHQAKALPSGIFMNDATLSNVCKHNVTRFPYEIARLAQDLAGGIMVTMPSEADFRSEEVGPLIEKYLRGRSDIPTEERIRILRLIENMTLGRNAVGYLTESMHGAGSPQAQRIQIMRNTDMQAKKGFARSLAGVGAREGGSGGEAE